A region of the Rickettsiales bacterium Ac37b genome:
ACACTGGAGTCATTAGCCAATATTTCATATCCACTCTATCTAGTACACGGTGTTGGTGCATATTCTATATTTTTTTTAATAGTAAGAGTTACTAACTCAGTCTTAGCTGGATTTTTAATATCGATGATCGAAATAGCCATAATTACTTATTTAATACACATTTATGTAGAAAATAAAGGAGTAGCATATAGTAAAAAATTAATTTATAAATTATTAAGGAAATGAGATATTTACTATATAAAAAATATAATATGTTTTTCACCTCTCCATTACGGCCCTCCCTAGGGGAGAGGTGAAAAAAGTAATTATTTTTTCTTGTCCCGGATAAGAATACTTTTGCGGTAATGACAAAGAAGAATATATCTCATATATATAGCGAATAGCTAACTGAGTATACAAATTCAAATGGTTTTATTATAGTATTAATGACCCGGAGATTAAGCTAAATTCAACGGGTCATTAATGAGTTGGTTATACTAATAACGCTACTTCTAACTTAGATGGTTGGCCAATATGATCTATCATTACGCTGACTTGTAAATTTGTTTCTGAAGCGTAACCTATATAATGATAGACTACATAATTTTCACCGACAAATTCCTGAAAAGCTTTATATTCATGTTCTTTCCAACCAGGATAGTTCCAATATTCATCAAAAGCAATTACTGTACCAGGCTGAATCCTATCAGCTAATTTATCTAATACGTATTTTGTTGAGCTATATAAATCTGCATCTAAATGCAGAAAGCGTACATTATCTTTATAAAGTTCAAGGAATTGAGGAAGGGTTTCATTAAAAAAACCTTTATGTAATTTTACATTTTTCTCAACAGCGGGTAGATTTCCATTTAAGGAGAAATATCCAGCCGGCCAACAGTACCAAGCCTCAGGAAGGCCATAGAAAGAATCGAATCCATGAAAAATACTATAAGGCTCTTGTTGAGCCAAATAATTTATAGATGATCCACCAGCAGTTCCGAATTCTAAATTTAATCCTGGTTTATGTGCCATAGAGAGATCAAATTTTAATAATGATGGCCAATTAAAAAAGTCTCTAGCAGTTGTTAGATTACTTAATAAATATTCCTGTGTACCGTGCATGAAGGGCATTTCAATTTCTCCTACTAAATTTGTATTATACAAAAACCATAATTATTTATTCAATTGATATCAAAATACTATTGACTTGTATTACATAAAACTGTTATCTAACAGCCTAGCTTTGTAATATAACGCTGTCAATATTCGCTTAAATAATAAGATAAATTATGACCCATGAAAAATTAAAGATATTGTTTTTAGGTGCTGGGAAATTATTAAGTTTATTAGAATATTTTATCAAAGCTGGGCAGAAACAGTCAATAGAACTAGAATTCTTTAGTTTTGAATTAGATGAATTTTGTCCGATTGGTAAAGTAGCTAACGTAATAAAATCTCCTAAATTTAATGATATCAATTTTAAAAAATTTTTAATATCTTTTATTGTAGAAAATAAGATAGATATTGTTATCCCAACAATGGATAGTGCAACTGTTGTTTTGTCATCGATTAAAAAAGAGCTTAAAGATTTAGGATGTATGGCTGTAGTTTCAGAGTATAATTTATGCTATATCATGAATGATAAAATACTTTCTGAACACTGGTTTAAAGAAAACGATATAAATCACCCTATAAACAGTACTAGCTTTCCTAAAATTGCTAAACCGAAACTTGGATATGCTGCAAAAGGTATTTCATATATTAAAAATCAAGAAGATTTACAGATATTTAGTCAAAGAGTTGATTTGGATGAATATTTAATTCAAGACTTTATTGATAGTGATGAATATACGGTAGACGCTTATGTAGATAATGATGGTAATATAATCGATATACTTACAAGACAGCGTATAGAAATAGAAGCTGGAATAGTGAATAAATCTATATCAAGGAAAAATGATTCCATTATTGATATTACAAAAACAATACTTAGTATTCCTGGTTGGTTTGGCCCTATTACATTACAGTTTTTTTGTAGTAAGAATAACCCTATAATTATAGAAATAAACCCGAGGTTTGGTGGCGGAGTGACTCACTCATTATATTGTGGGCTTGATATGCCTACGTGGATTATAAACGAATTTTTTAGTAAATCTATTGAGCATATTCCTTATAATTGGAAGGCAGGAGTATTAATGACAAGATGTAGGAGAGATATATTTTATGATCATTGCCATTGACATGGACGGAGTATTATGTTCTGAAGAGAAAACATTTTCCAGAAGTTTAGCTAAACCTATAGTTGGGGCTGCTGAATCTTTACGCAAAATTAGAAAAGAAGGACATAAGGTAATCATCTATAGTGCACGTAGCTGGGCAGAGCTAGAAATGACTCAAAAATGGTTAGAAGATAATGGTTTTGAGTATGATGGTATTCACTTAGGGAAAATTACTGTCGATTGTTTTATCGATGATAGAGCCTTAGGATTTAAAAATTGGGAAGACACATTAGATTTAATAAAGAATTTTAAAAAGGACAATTGATAGAAATTTTATAGCATGTTAGTTGAGATATTATGACCAATACCTTAAGCAAGAAAAATAATACAGAAGTTACAATTTTGCTTCCATTACCACCTACTGCTGGTTGGAAAGGAGAAGGGATTGCAGAAACTATAGAAAACATAATCAAAAATACAAGTACAATTACTTACCATCTTATAGTTGGTAGACATTTAATAAATGAAATTTCCACAGGAGAATTAAGTGAAAAAATAAAGGCTCAAACCTTAACTTTAACACCTGTGGGGTGGTATTCAAAAAAAATAGATTTAAAAACAAGTAGAATAGTTAAAAGACTAAGTTTAATATTGTTTAAAATATCCTTTTGGGCTTTTTTATTAAAAGCATTTATTAAATATATATTCTCTGCTCCTAAAGCTGAAACTATCTGGATTCCTATTCCTATGTTTGGAATTTTTGGTAAATTATTTGCAAAGAAATTAATAATTTCTTTTTGGGATCCATTTGTTTTTGAATATAGTGGTTTTGATGCTATGCAAAAAATTATGTGTCTTTCTTACATGAAAGCAGGCTTAAAAACTGCTGATGTGATTATTACTCAATCATTAATAAATAGAAATTTTCTAGTTGATTTTCTAAATATAGATAAAGAGAAAGTAAACTTAGTGAAGAATGGTTCACCGGATTACAGTAATTTTATTATAGATAAAAATATTACTATAGATAATATCAAAACTTACTGGAATACAGGGCACCAAGACAATACAGATAATAGAAACTATTTAACAAACTTATTATTATTTGCATTTAAAAAAGCGAATCTTGCTGTTATACGACAAGAATTGAACAAATGCATTTTACATAGGTTAATTACTAAAGCTTCACATAAAGAGTCTAAAATAATAATTATATCTACACAGTACCGTCCTTATAAAGGTTTTGGCAGCCTCTTCAAAGTATTGAATAAAATTATAGAAAATTATAGTGATTCTTTTGACTTCAAGTTTATTTTTACCGGTTTTGTTCCTGAAGGGTTTTTTAGAGAGTATCCCTGGGCTTATGGGTGTATTTTTGAAATGAATAGAGTAACAACTGAACAACATGCTTATATATATGCTATCTCTGATTTAGCGGTGCATCCGAGTTTTGTTGAGGGAGGACTAGGAACTTATCCAATGTTTGAATCAGCTTCTGTGGGAGTACCCTCATTATCTCATATAGGAAGGCATATGCTAGAACTAGAAGATGATTGTAATAAGTCATTAGAAATTATGTGTATTGACTTACTTACTTTAGATAAGGCAGTAGAAACTATTATGAATATGCTTACTAATGCAAGCTTAAGAAGTAAAAATATTGAGTTGATCAATTCAATAAAAATTAACTGGCAAGATATAGGTAATAAATATACTGAATTATTTAAAAGAGTTACTGATGTTGCATGATTTTTATGAAGGAATAATTCAATGGAGAATAATACATATATTAGGTTTATCTACTCTAAGAGGTAGATTTGCTAGGTCTAAGTTAGGTCAAGTATGGCTTTCAATTTCTATGTTCATTAATATGTGTATAATAGGAGTGATATGGTCTTTAATTTGGAAAATACCTGTAGCTAAATATTTACCATATGTAGGAATTGGCCATTTTATTTATATGTTTGCTGCGCAAACAGTTAATGAAAGTACAGGTGTTTTTGTAGCAAATGCTAGACTATATATTAATCAAAAATTACCTTTATCTCTATCTATTTTTGCACATATTTACAAAAATATCATTATCTTCTTATATAATATTCCAATAATAATTGGGCTATTTTTATGGTCACCTTATACCAGCTTAAATCTTGATATATATTTTATACCTGGTGTTATTTTAACTCTCCTTTTTCTAGTATTCGTGTCTTATACACTTGCAATGCTATGCGTACGATTGAGAGACCTTATACAAATAATAAATATTATAATGCAATCTGTGTTCTTACTCACGCCTATAATGTGGGAAACTAACACAATACCTGAAAAATATATAAACTATCTATACGTCAATCCTTTTGCTGCCATATTAGACATATGGAGAACCCCTCTTCTAGGAGGTTCTACATTATACTTATCATATCTTTCTTTGTTTATTTGGGTAATAGTTTTGATATTTATATCATTTTTAGTAAATAAAAAGTTCTCTAAAAATATTGTATTTTGGATGTAATTAACTATGATTATTCTTGAAAATGTATCTCTGGATTACCCTATTTTAGATATTGGCTCTCATTCATTACAAGTAGCCCTTACTCAGAAGGTTAAAGGTCTTATTGGTGGAAAAATAGGCTACTCTTCTAACAAAGCATGTGTTAAAGCTATAGATGAAATATCACTAGAGATAAAAGATGGCCAAAGAATAGGTATAATTGGTCATAATGGCTCAGGTAAAACAAGTTTATTACGTTTGATGTCAGGTATATATAGCCCTACCCAAGGTAACATCTTTATAAAAGGTAAAATACAATCTTTAACTGATTTTTCTTTAGGCATGGATCCTGATGTAAGTGGGATCAAAAATATTATATTTAGGCTTGTTTTCATGGGTTATACATATACTAAAGCAAAACAAGCTATAGAAGAGATTGTTAATTTTTCAGAACTTACTGAATTTATACATTTGCCTATGCGCACCTATTCTACTGGAATGTTTTTAAGGTTAGCATTTGCTATATCAACTCATCTACCTCCAGATATTTTGATCTTAGATGAAGTAATCGGTGCAGGTGA
Encoded here:
- a CDS encoding methyltransferase, with translation MPFMHGTQEYLLSNLTTARDFFNWPSLLKFDLSMAHKPGLNLEFGTAGGSSINYLAQQEPYSIFHGFDSFYGLPEAWYCWPAGYFSLNGNLPAVEKNVKLHKGFFNETLPQFLELYKDNVRFLHLDADLYSSTKYVLDKLADRIQPGTVIAFDEYWNYPGWKEHEYKAFQEFVGENYVVYHYIGYASETNLQVSVMIDHIGQPSKLEVALLV
- a CDS encoding sugar ABC transporter ATP-binding protein; translated protein: MIILENVSLDYPILDIGSHSLQVALTQKVKGLIGGKIGYSSNKACVKAIDEISLEIKDGQRIGIIGHNGSGKTSLLRLMSGIYSPTQGNIFIKGKIQSLTDFSLGMDPDVSGIKNIIFRLVFMGYTYTKAKQAIEEIVNFSELTEFIHLPMRTYSTGMFLRLAFAISTHLPPDILILDEVIGAGDESFKQKALARLDYLFTKSRIVILSSHDLGAVQKYCSHVILLNKGKIIAKGSPEEVIEAYLKQSSFAKTSIQ
- a CDS encoding Haloacid dehalogenase-like hydrolase, coding for MIIAIDMDGVLCSEEKTFSRSLAKPIVGAAESLRKIRKEGHKVIIYSARSWAELEMTQKWLEDNGFEYDGIHLGKITVDCFIDDRALGFKNWEDTLDLIKNFKKDN
- a CDS encoding Glycosyl transferase, group 1 family protein; this translates as MTNTLSKKNNTEVTILLPLPPTAGWKGEGIAETIENIIKNTSTITYHLIVGRHLINEISTGELSEKIKAQTLTLTPVGWYSKKIDLKTSRIVKRLSLILFKISFWAFLLKAFIKYIFSAPKAETIWIPIPMFGIFGKLFAKKLIISFWDPFVFEYSGFDAMQKIMCLSYMKAGLKTADVIITQSLINRNFLVDFLNIDKEKVNLVKNGSPDYSNFIIDKNITIDNIKTYWNTGHQDNTDNRNYLTNLLLFAFKKANLAVIRQELNKCILHRLITKASHKESKIIIISTQYRPYKGFGSLFKVLNKIIENYSDSFDFKFIFTGFVPEGFFREYPWAYGCIFEMNRVTTEQHAYIYAISDLAVHPSFVEGGLGTYPMFESASVGVPSLSHIGRHMLELEDDCNKSLEIMCIDLLTLDKAVETIMNMLTNASLRSKNIELINSIKINWQDIGNKYTELFKRVTDVA
- a CDS encoding carbamoyl phosphate synthase-like protein; the encoded protein is MTHEKLKILFLGAGKLLSLLEYFIKAGQKQSIELEFFSFELDEFCPIGKVANVIKSPKFNDINFKKFLISFIVENKIDIVIPTMDSATVVLSSIKKELKDLGCMAVVSEYNLCYIMNDKILSEHWFKENDINHPINSTSFPKIAKPKLGYAAKGISYIKNQEDLQIFSQRVDLDEYLIQDFIDSDEYTVDAYVDNDGNIIDILTRQRIEIEAGIVNKSISRKNDSIIDITKTILSIPGWFGPITLQFFCSKNNPIIIEINPRFGGGVTHSLYCGLDMPTWIINEFFSKSIEHIPYNWKAGVLMTRCRRDIFYDHCH
- a CDS encoding ABC-2 type sugar transporter, coding for MLHDFYEGIIQWRIIHILGLSTLRGRFARSKLGQVWLSISMFINMCIIGVIWSLIWKIPVAKYLPYVGIGHFIYMFAAQTVNESTGVFVANARLYINQKLPLSLSIFAHIYKNIIIFLYNIPIIIGLFLWSPYTSLNLDIYFIPGVILTLLFLVFVSYTLAMLCVRLRDLIQIINIIMQSVFLLTPIMWETNTIPEKYINYLYVNPFAAILDIWRTPLLGGSTLYLSYLSLFIWVIVLIFISFLVNKKFSKNIVFWM